A genomic region of Carassius carassius chromosome 27, fCarCar2.1, whole genome shotgun sequence contains the following coding sequences:
- the sgcb gene encoding beta-sarcoglycan: MGERGRVNMASEQEISNAPVKKSMREKAIERRSVNKEHNSNFRAGYIPIEEERLHKTGLRGRKGIIAIGIIILLFLLALINLIITLVIWTVIRIGPGGCESMEFHESGLLRFKQKADMGVIHPLHKSTVGGRKDQDLVITGNNNPVVFQQGNTKLCLEEDKTSIVSDLGISFTDPRTQTTFFSTDFDNHEFHLPKEVKVLNVKKASTERITSNASSDLTIKGDGKAIIRGNEGVYIMGKTVEFSMGGDIELKAENSIILNGSVMFSPSRIPNSSSGGDLYFNEGLERYKLCMCADGTLFRVQVKYPNMGCQTSDNPCGAAH; encoded by the exons atgggagagagagggagggtcaACATGGCGTCGGAGCAG GAAATCTCAAATGCACCGGTGAAGAAGTCTATGAGGGAGAAGGCTATCGAGCGCAGATCAGTTAATAAAGAGCACAACAGTAATTTTAGGGCTGGATATATTCCGATTGAAGAGGAGAGACTTCACAAAACAGGACTGAGGGGTCGCAAGGGCATCATTGCCATTGGCATAATCATCCTCCTTTTTCTGCTTGCGCTCATCAACCTCATT ATAACGCTGGTGATATGGACAGTGATACGGATAGGTCCTGGAGGTTGTGAAAGTATGGAGTTTCATGAGAGTGGACTGCTACGCTTCAAACAGAAGGCCGATATGGGCGTGATCCATCCACTACACAAGAGCACAGTGGGCGGCAGGAAGGACCAGGACCTCGTCATTACTGGCAACAATAACCCA GTGGTGTTCCAGCAGGGCAACACCAAACTTTGCTTAGAGGAAGATAAGACGTCTATCGTCAGCGATTTAGGCATCTCGTTCACTGACCCCCGCACTCAGACGACTTTCTTTAGCACTGACTTTGACAACCACGAGTTCCACCTGCCCAAAGAGGTCAAGGTTCTCAACGTGAAGAAAGCCTCTACTGAGAGA ATCACCAGCAATGCATCATCTGACCTCACTATCAAAGGTGATGGTAAGGCCATTATTCGTGGCAACGAGGGAGTTTACATCATGGGCAAAACTGTGGAGTTCAGCATGGGTGGGGACATTGAGCTAAAAGCA GAAAACAGCATTATTCTGAATGGCTCAGTTATGTTCAGTCCTTCACGTATACCGAACTCCTCTTCAGGAGGAGATCTGTACTTCAATGAAGGGCTGGAGAGGTATAAACTTTGCATGTGTGCAGACGGGACACTGTTCAGAGTGCAGGTCAAATACCCCAACATGGGCTGCCAAACATCCGACAATCCGTGTGGAGCAGCACACTAA
- the spata18 gene encoding mitochondria-eating protein, whose translation MADTLRRLVNSSPYGVLQDKLEAWYKDYQVFSCDQNLNRCCELVELTSKIQGQLFTILNLTAQEGGHYSGVDTLKSRLLPWLGSCFTIAASSVSADTSLSLIQESVDKDRKIRELSSVHESDMHKIEDKLCSTRMELDTVKQELADTQIELDSTKNKSATTLLATEDEILHLKADLRVAQDQVDLYKRKLDILDDYERQVRILRDEISFLTAEKTVLQERLVRSCSPSPLPRRSRSVSPVRGESPTRAQLTSSSRHARLVSRFSDLYATERLESQSLLRRYIDDLETVQRILFIAVVESFQAAKMAYRQFKSRVRKTLSSTHIGPESLEDAVVDYIVRNLDLYDVQTSVNDVINAMNVNPRISFPPEVDFVLISSFIREACRIAFAMQTLDPALDLAFSSDGELYSDVKYRRSFDSEFTAPLVAHHVWPALLEGDTVILKGEAVTRRGALWRSRSRSSSPVRSRSGSPSRTFMPSRSRSPSPGRLSSNRL comes from the exons ATGGCTGACACTTTACGACGACTGGTCAACTCATCTCCGTATGGTGTTTTGCAGGACAAACTTGAAGCTTGGTACAAAGACTATCAA GTGTTCTCTTGTGACCAGAACCTGAATAGGTGCTGTGAGCTAGTGGAGCTCACCTCTAAGATTCAGGGTCAGTTGTTCACCATACTCAACCTTACAGCACAAGAAG GGGGACATTATTCAGGTGTAGACACACTGAAATCTCGCCTTTTGCCATGGCTTGGCTCTTGCTTCACCATTGCAGCTTCGTCTGTCTCCGCAGATACCAGCCTTAGCCTCATTCAG GAATCTGTGGATAAAGATCGGAAGATTCGTGAACTATCCTCAGTTCATGAGAGCGACATGCACAAAATAGAAGACAAGCTGTGTTCTACACGTATGGAGTTGGACACAGTTAAACAGGA GCTTGCTGACACCCAGATTGAACTGGACTCCACAAAGAATAAATCTGCAACCACCCTCTTGGCCACAGAGGATGAAATACTACATCTAAAGGCAGA CTTGCGAGTTGCTCAAGATCAGGTTGATCTGTATAAGAGAAAGCTGGATATACTTGATGACTATGAGAGGCAGGTCAGAATCCTACGAGACGAGATCTCGTTTCTCACTGCTGAAAAAACTGTTCTACAGGAGAG ATTGGTCAGGAGCTGTTCACCTAGTCCTCTTCCCCGCCGTAGTCGCTCCGTTAGCCCTGTGAGGGGTGAGTCTCCTACACGCGCACAGCTCACCAGTTCCTCTCGGCACGCACGGCTGGTGTCCCGCTTCTCAGACCTGTACGCCACAGAGAGACTGGAGTCCCAGAGTCTCCTGCGCAGATACATCGACGACCTGGAAACAGTCCAGAGGATCCTTTTTATCGCTGTTGTG GAATCATTCCAGGCTGCCAAGATGGCCTATCGGCAGTTTAAATCACGTGTGAGGAAGACACTTTCCTCCACTCACATTGGTCCTGAGAGTCTGGAGGATGCAGTGGTGGATTACATTGTGAGAAATCTGGATCTGTATGACGTGCAGACAAGCGTTAAT GATGTGATAAATGCGATGAACGTAAACCCACGCATCTCATTCCCTCCTGAGGTGGACTTTGTTCTGATCAGTAGCTTCATTAGGGAAGCATGTCGAATAGCATTCGCTATGCAGACTCTGGACCCAGCACTGGACCTGGCCTTCAGCTCAGATGGAGAACTCTACAGTGATGTTAA GTACAGGCGCAGCTTTGACTCGGAGTTCACCGCTCCACTTGTGGCGCATCATGTGTGGCCTGCACTGTTGGAGGGAGACACGGTCATACTGAAGGGAGAGGCGGTCACTAGGAGAGGAGCTCTG TGGAGAAGCAGGAGTCGTAGCTCCAGTCCTGTTCGCTCTCGCTCAGGAAGCCCCAGCCGCACATTT atGCCCAGTCGTAGTCGAAGCCCTTCCCCTGGACGTCTCTCAAGTAATCGACTTTAA